The Manis javanica isolate MJ-LG chromosome 13, MJ_LKY, whole genome shotgun sequence region GGGTGGTTTTGTCTCTATTGGATATTTGGAACTGTCTGGAGGCATTTTTGGTTAGGGTTGTGCTGGTACTGCTGGTTTGGTGTGAGATGAGGCCACAGATGCTATTAAATATGCTACATTTTACAGGGCAGACCTGCAGAGAGCACTCATTGTTCCAAAATGTCAGAAGGACCCCTCTAGTAACTTTGTTCTATCCTTAAAGATATGGCGTGAGCActgatttccttttttcaattcatcatcaatttcctatttcctgaTCATTCTCTTTGACACATAATCAAGTTGTCATGTCACACATTTTGAAAGAGATGGAACTCTTCTTTCTCCATATTGATTTTTAACagttgcttttctgttctttgagcTAATCTTACTCAATTTGGTTTCTGCCTCCAACTTTCATTGATGCCTCAAAATCAAtatcacatatttattttattttacaaaccaAGGACTCaattttctatcatcttttttggcCTATCCATGGCATCTGACATAGGTgattattttctccttctttacatgttttcttttcctaagtTAGCATGTCAGTGTATAAATGTGGGAAGCCTTTAAACTGCTTGAACACCTTGGGATAATGAGTTAACCTAACTTGTTGACTCTAATATCTGTGTTTTGTCAGAAAAATCCATCCCTGAATTACTTAGGGTTTTCTCTAATGGACAGTGAGCATCTGAGAAAATGTTCCTTCCTCCTTTTGGCTTCTCCTTCCCTGGCTAACCTCTAAGTGCTGCTCCTGGATGTATCTGACCTGgccttctcctcctctccctctgcacTTATTACCTAGGATGCATTATCTAATACGACATCTTAAAGTAAAATGTGTATGGTAAATTCTCACTTTAATTCTAGATGATATGAACTTCTCAGTTTTCCTATACTAATAACTTGCATGCTTGTTTACCCAAAAAGGCAGTACCTTTTACTCTGTGATACCACTGTCACCTTTACATAAGCAAAGGGATGTATGACAAGAAGTAATTCCCAAACCGTAGTTAGTGACACAAAGCATCATAGCAAACCACTGAAAGTGTCTTCACATTTTACCCTCTGGAGGAGTGCTATTCATTTCTTTACAGAATATCAGTCATCATTGATGCTTGTTTGATACTTCAAAGACTTTCATGATATAATTCAAGTGCTGCAGGGCTCTCTTTTCAGGCAGTGTGAGTCACTTAGGAATGAAATTAGCACAGACATACCAAGAATCCATCAACTCATTTTCCAGAGTGAAGAGTTGTCTCCAGGCAAAGCACAGGGAGGTGGCAGGTGGATGACATCTTCTCTTTACCTAAACACAGGGGAGAAACAAAAGATACATATGTCAATTCTCAGTAGAGATGCAAGGCCTGGGGTTTAATTTACCAAGTGACCCTGAATGTTCTGTGCACAAACAGAATAAGTCCTTTAAATGAGCTGGGCagatattaatgatattttatattCCAATAAGATTAGCTATCTTATTGTTGTTAAGTAATTATTTCTTTTGGTTGATTATCATAAACAATGTTTTAAGTGAACCCTCTATTCCTTCGATGTAAAAAAATACTTGACAAGTAACCCGTGTGAGTCAAGCAGTTATATTTTCTCTACATAATGAAGATGGTAAGCATATTCTGAAAGATAAGAAAAACACACTTTGAGTTTTATTTGTTATTGAAATGTGTTAGTAAGGTGTTCCAGTTCTcatagaattttatagtttttgaagCACTTACACCTGCATTAGCTATTTATTgcaggggaaaagaaagatgTTGATCTCTCCACCTGGGAAGTTAAGAAGACTTAAATCCTGAGATGAGTCTTGAAGAGTGATTGATAGTCTAGGtcaagcagggagggagaggcatTGAGGGAATGAGAAACATGAATACAAAGGCGACAGCTGAGTATGTACAACATGGTTGGGAGGTTATCAATACTAACATTAGTGGGTCCCATCCAACTGAAGTGCCTTCAGGGGAAATGATGATGGAATGAAAGCAACACAATGATTTACTCTTTTTCCTGCAGATTATTTATGTGTACAGGAACCCTAAAGATGTTATGtgctcattttttcatttttcaaacttGATGAAAACATTGAAACCATCTGGCAATATGGAAGAATTCATGGAACTCTTTTTAGAAGGAAAAGGTAACTGAGCTTATAAACTAGAAGTAACTTCAGACCTGTGAGAAGTTTTCAGTTTAGTGAATTtggcagaggaaaagagactttgAAATAGAGTAGAATGGGTTCAGTGGAAAATTTATTAAGCCATTGGTGAGGTTATCTTAGATACAAATACTCACTGTCATCCAAACTCAGCATATTGTCAAGATCACAAAGTTATACTACAagtaaatatttatctttgatcATGATGGGAGTGTGAACAGATCAGAAACTCAGAGGTCTCTGTTACAGCTCAGCTGAAAAGGTGGCTCAGTGTAGATCACAGTAGGTTCAGGGCTTTGGCAGAACATAGTGCATGTGGAATCTTCCAGAGGCTTCTTTGGGACAAAGTTTGGTTCTgcattgtgttctgagaagtcaGTGTAGCTTATTGAGCAAGAGAAAGGCCTGCTGAGACAGAGATGATGGTCTGGCACAGGAGAGGTAAGCTTAGGTTCTGCACCCCTGTGCAGAGCTGAAGAGACTAATCAGGAGCCTACATGGTTCACTGAGCAGAGCAGCTCTATGTGCCTTTGGGGTCAGTGGAAGGAGTGGGTTAGAGAGGATTTGGTCTTATGACTGTTGTTGGATTTTTGTCCTTCCTATTCCaactttaaaatgcttttctgtttatataaaacatgtttgtaagaaaaacaatttatccTTTAATGCCTATAATATTTTCCTGGTGGCAAAGGGGTGATTCTCCTGTTAGTCAGGTGACAGGGAACAAATGGCAATCTAGCAACagatttccttttccttattttgttattaaactTTCCTGTACCTCATAAGAAGGCTATAGTTTATTTCTCAACATGTTCAACACATTTATCtaatttcttctctatcttcccaCAGTAATGGGAAGTCTTTGGTTTGACCATGTCAGAGGTTGGTATGAGCACAAAAATCACTTCAATATTCAGTTCATAATGTATGAGGACATGATAAAGGTGAGATGAGATTATAGTTCTATTTTAATCTAAGTTGTAACCCAGCCTGGCCTAATGAATTGATGAGTTCATAGAATCTTCAAGGACAATACTGAATTAGAGATCCAAGAGGTAGTGTTATGGAGACTTTTTCCTGTGTCATCTCCATATTCTATTTACCAGGTTGTCGTTTCCAGTACTAGACttaaatttcctttcaaaaaaCAATATGTGTGTGATTGATTTCTTAGTATATGCATGCCTTCATATGCTTCATTATTTTGAATCTGAATATTGCTCTCTCAGTCTTGCTTTAAACCTTCTAGATTCTGCATTCTTCATCCTTTTAACATTTTGGATTTAGTTTATCACACTGGGAttcatttgttttgaaatttaatattGTGTCCCTTATGTTGAGTAAGCCTGATAGgagaatttaaatgaaatgtgtgTCTTTCATTAGGAAGAATTCAGCTCCTAACAACAGTCGATAATAAGTATTTTGAAGCAAAAGGATAGCTCTTATTTGTTGACTGAAATTGAGAGGCATGCTGGGTATGGCAGCTAAAGGATGTCATGACTGTtcctagaattttttattttctttttatcatatttGCTGTGGCATTGGTCCTCCTCACATATTTGCAAGATGGTTTTCATGACACCAATCTTATGTCCTATGAGGATACGATAGACAGCACCCCAAGTGGAAATAGAAGGAACAGGAACATAAAAGGCTTTTTCCCTTGCTCTGTTCCCAGCTTAAGCCCAGGAGGAAAGTTAATCTCAGAAGCTTCAATTTGACTTTGTCTTTGTGTTTCAATGCCGAAAGTGCATCAGTCACCTCTCTAGACTAATCTATGTAAAGGAGAGTGATACTGTCATTAGGATCTCAGCTCAAACAGGACCTGTCCTAGAACTGCTGCCAGGATACCACCAGGGGTCTTTCAGCAAGAAAGAAGAGGATGAGCTGAAATGCAGGCAAAGACTAATGGTGGCACCAGCTGAATGTTCACATCCAGCTTATGTCAAAATATCCCTCTAGGTCATGATAGAAGCCCAGTATCTCTGGTTGAGTCCATATCAGCTACCAAGAGAGATTCAAGTATCTGGCTGGGTTTGCAACCCTCCTCCCAATAGGGcttcctccagtgcctccagaCACTTCTGACCTTCTCATCCCTGGCCTATTCCCAGCTACCTGCAGGGAATCTGAATATCTAACTTTTCTGTGAACTGATATCTCACACATTCCGTGCAACCACAGTATTGTATATACTGACCCTTTAGTCTGGATTATGTATTTCCAACTTTGCCTCCCCAGGAAAACTCTGTTTCCATTTAAGACCTACGACATATTTTTCTTGCTCCCTGAAATTTTCTCTGAAATCTGTTGCACACTGACTCTCTCCCCATGTGTTGTTATACTCAATACAAGCTCTGATTCCATTGCTATCCCTATGGTCAGTTGTACTGTCAACCAGTGTCTGATATAAAAGTAGCTACTCTCACAAGGTTTGCCTGTTgaacaaagataaaatgaaatgtgAGAGCCCTAGAAATAAACCAAAATTAGGAGCAAAACTATAGATattgacaaaggaaaaattaatttaccaagaaagaataataaagtccCTTTTCACTGTTTAATTCCAAATGTATATTCAGCCTAAGGAACTACATATTTCATTCCATGTTGTTATTTCATTGTGGTATTTGTATAAATCTTATTTGTTATGATTTTCCTAATGTATTATTATTAGTCTGTGTTTTACTTAAGGATCTGAGAAGTTCTATATTAAAAGTCTGTAAATTTCTGGGGAGAGAATTGAGTAAGGAAGACATGGATGCTGTTGTGACTCAAGCCACGTTTGAAAACATGAAGTCTGACCCACGTGCAAATTATGAAAATGCACTAATCAAGCGACCTGAAATTAGAAGGACACATGGCCATTTCCTTCGCAAAGGTGAAGTTCAgcatgaatttttttgttttgtgaagtAAATTATCCTAAGTGCAGCTTTTGGACCTCTTGCCAGAGTTTACCAAAATGGAGCACTGCTTgaccccttccctcctccacacaGTTGACTTTTCTGTGCTTTCTGATCCATGCTCTTTATGAGACGATATTATTTGGTCCCTGAAGGGGACCTACTGAAGAGTAACCTACAATCACAGGTCTTTACATGTCCCCTACAAATCTACCAATGCCTAGCACAGAAcctgcaacaaaatggatgttcATTCAGTGTTAGACACTGTCCCTTCATTAACATGGCCACAGTTGTGATAATGAGTTAGTGATGGGCCTGTTAGCCCTCACTGGCTGCATTTACATCTCCACAATATTTTCTGAACATAATTCTGGTGTGAATTAAGAGTACACATTTGCTATTCTTTGCTATGAGAAGTGGCtattatgtatgtattatgtATCTTAAATCTGAATCTCATAACAACTTAGAGGAATATTTCATTTATCTGGCCTAATGGTGAATGATATTTTTGATTGAATTAAATCATTATACAAATGATACAGTTGATcatactgaattatttttattatataatcttTCCAAATAATACCATACGATCTTTTAACTGAGGATGAGTAGACTGTGTAATACAGAATTATAGATACATAGTTTTCTTTAATTATAGAGTTCTATGCCTCTGTATTAAGTAATAATAAACActgttttcttaaagttttttacTGTATCCCTTCATCTATTAGGTACATTTTCCCCCTTCTCTTAAGAAATTGAAGCAGTGGTAACAAAGAACCTATCTGAAGAGGAGGAGTGTCCTTTCCCTTTGGCCCCAGCATAGACTGTTGTGTTCTAGATGCTaaaaccattgtcatttgtcatTATTGCTGTACttgcatttaaattttgtttaaaaaaagaaaactttctgtgTATCTGTATCTTTAACAAACCTGAACAAGAGAGGTTGAACTGGTAAATAAGGGAAGTCAGACTTAGCAAAATTTCTTTGTAGAATTGGAGCATATTCCCACGTTTCACACACACTTTGCTCATTGAAGTTAGCTTCTTGAAGGTCATTTGCATTGTATGACCACAGCTGCATTAAGATTTCTTTGAGTTTcagtttatttcatatttttattttcattccattcCATGTATTTTAGAAGTCagtgtttcttctcttcctctccttctctaAGCTTCTATTTGTCATCACAATTTTGAATGTCTGTAAGTTTAGTACCAGGCTGTGTCATACCTAAACTGAGTAAATATGGAATAATTTCAGCCCTGCCTTTCTACTCTCTATGACCTCTGCTATATTTTTACATCTCTTATAACATCCATGTCCTCAtcagtaaatattaattcatttttatttgatatgggatttttataatactttaaaaaaaatacagtaagcaGCGCTATTGTGGAATTAAAGAGTGATTAATTtgcagtgattttcttttttttccaggtggCTGACATCTTAGAAAGGAGACAAATTACAGTGTAATTGTAATGAAAAGTTTGTTTACCAGCTTTCTATAAAGTGAGAGAGTGAAGACAGGGCCATGGGGAGGAGGAACCAAGAACTTAgaggggagagaaaaacaaaagtgggAAAATCATGTTCCCCCAGTGCTAAGGTCCCACACCAGCACCCCCAGCCCAGACACTTCACTGAAGTAGTTGGATTGTATCTCCCCCCAGGTACCATTGGAGACTGGAAAAATCACATGACTGTTGCCCAGAATGAAAGATTTGACAAGATTTTCCAAAAGGAGATGAAGAATTTACCCTTGAAGTTCATCTGGGATATAAATGAAGAATAGAATCCTAAGCTCAACCCAAATATTTTAAGAGAGCACATTCAGAAAGAAACATTTAACAATACACTGTAATCTTTAACTATTCTTGGATCACAATTGAAAACCTTAATGATTAATAAATACTAATAGAGTAATTCTACATCATTTGGCATATGCCGCCTGTTTTCCAGTTCCTGGGTTCACCCATTTCTGATGAAAAAAGTATTCTCCTTATTGTGTTAGCGTATAATTACGGATATTGTATTTTACTTTCAAGTAATTCCTCAGTTCTTGAGTAAAAGAAGAATTCAGAATGTGATCAATTTACTATGTTATAATGGAAGGTTTGACTATTATAAAACACTGCATGTCAGTTTTCATGTTAAAGAACTTAATATTTCCATACCCATGTGagtgaaacttttattttaactCTTTTAGGTTTTATGTTTAACTTAGGATTGACACTCCAAACATTTTAATGTAGTCATATATCATATCTTCATTTgacctatatatgcttatgtcgtaaaaaattattcttctaaTAGATAAAAAAATGACTCAAATTGTTTATTGAATAGTCCAtcattttcttcctgtttaaAATGGACATTATCATGTTCTAAATAATTGTATGCACATAAGTCGAGTTGTGTAAAATGTCATATTTGTTCTCCTAGTATgctttttcactttcaaaattatgatgtataatttctaaaataaagttataaaatcgcagaaataatttttttgttattattgtaagttttcctttaaaggtAATTTAAAACTGAGACCCTTATCAACTGAATAGTCCCATTCAGAAATATGTCacaccatttatttgtgttttcttttcccagaTCATCTGGTAAAGACATGTGGTTCTTATGTGTGCCAGCTCATTTCTTGTTACGTTTAGTCCTTAccatacatgtatgtatttataacaTTGTAGTTATTGCAAGTAGGAAATTTTATCAGTTAAATTTTCTGACTCTATCGCTGCTCATGATGTTTGCTGCTCATCCATAGTCTGGGTTTCTGGCATTAAGTCTGGCTGAGTGGGGAGCAATGCAGCTTGTCTGAGGCTGGAAGTAGTGTGGAGGCTGCCACACCACCTACCAGCTTCTGTGTACATCTCTGCTGATTGGTGCCCAATTTAGGGTGGCTGGCTGCCTCACTTGCTTCATTTCCATATGCTCATAGCTCTGCTCACCTTTCCTGAGAAACAcaaataatttctttcatcactgcTTCTTTAAACAAGAATATAAGGGGCTCTGACTCCAGCGTTGGGAGAGGATTTCTCAGTCCCCATGACTCCTCCTGGCACAGCACCTCCTCCCTTCAGAATGCATAACATCCCCGGGGGGCATGGAGGAGGTGACTTTCATctagaaataaatattcatttttccctcctttctccctatGTCTTCTAAAACAAGTTTAGGTTAGGAGTGGGAAAAGGAATATTATGCTTAAAAGAATGAATATTGGTACCTTCTGTCTACAAGATATTGGCATTagaattttatgtgaattttctgCAAGATTATTAACAAATCCTTATAAGGTCGGTGATATTTCATAAATGAGCATATAGGAATTAGAGCACAGTAAACTTAACTCTAAAGAGCAAATAAGCAGTAAGTGTTAGCACTATGATTCAAACCCTTGTCTGTCTGACTCCATAGCTGAAAATCTTACTTTCCCCTTAGCTTTTCGTACCAAATTAGTGCTTAACTTGGTTTAGTCTGAGTTGccattttaacttgattaaagTCTGCCTCTGGTCCATCCACATTCCACTGAGAACATGAAAAATCTTTCTCCTCAGCCCTTCATTTGGACATTCTTCTCTGCAGAGGTGTTGATTTTAGTTCTTTAGCCTCCGGCACTAGGGTGTCAGAATCTGGCCTAAAGTAGATTTAGCAAATGTACCCAGGAAAGGGAACCAAGGATACTTAACCTGCAGAAGGCTCTTTCCTCTTTGGAATTTTAGTTAATTTAGTATTTATTAATTACAGAGAGCTAaggtttttaaatacataatttttgtaCTTTGCTGTCTTTTATCATATTTTTGCCAAGGGAACATTGGCCTCTCATGACTTTCTATGTTCTGACTGAACAAGACAGGAAGCCTTAACCATATTTTTTATGATGAAGTGTATAATGCTTATCACCATAACTACTTATCTACTGCTGTAATTGACCTGTTATGGGGGCCACTATTCAATTCCAAAGAGCGCAAGTTGTCTAACTTTCCACTGTAGTAGCAGTAAAAGTCAGGTGATATTTTGTGGAGGAATTTAACTACTGGTATATTTAACCCTCAAATACATTTGCAGGGCAACATGAGTGTTGCATGAGAATGATATCTCTTAAGTAAATTAGGTACTCCAAGGCATGAGCCTACTGAGGACATGTGTATTGTGTGCATTGATTTCCAAAGCTGTAACTCACATTGTCATATAAATCATTCCTTTATCATGTTCTTGAATGTGCTTCAGTCATcttattaacataaaaaattatttttgttattatgttATTAAATTATGATGTGTTCTAGGAGTAGAGATCAACTGATGAACCTATATTCACCCATGGGAAACCATGATTTCTGATCTCTAATTTGTAACAATCTTTTATTAGAACTCAATTGATTAAGTAGATGATCCTGTGTATGTGaaatcatattttgtttttttcacattaaTCTGTTTCCCAATACACCTCCAAATGCCCAAGTTGTGGCAAAGGTTTTAATTCAAGCAAACACACATTTACAGTGACAGCAATTTTTTCAAACTTTAGTGTACATAAATTTCCTGGTTTGTGTATGAAATTAGACTTCAAGGCCCCAAATCAGAAAGATTCTGATTTTCTTGACTGTGGGTAAGGTTCAGAAGTCTGAGGTTTGTGGGTAGACTGTCACCATACTTTAAGTAAATTTATATATGTTTCTCTTGAACTGCATTGATCAGATTTTTATCAAAAGTGtatgttgtgtatgtgtgtatacctGTATCTTTATGTTTCGATGAAACCACTTCATccagattgtttttaaaaatttaatcagtGGTCTACAAACAGGTTTTAGAACCTGTTTCTAGCTTTTATAAATTACCTAATCTCTTTTACTGGAACACACTGAAAAAGTTGGATTTGATGACTCTAAGAATGCAATTCTTTTAGACTGTTTAATTTTTGGGTAAGAGTTTTTATAGTGTTACATTGATACTGATTTTTCAGAATGAGGTTAGGTTTCTTGCCAGAAAagtaatttgttttgaaatatgaaatgtcCCTTACTCAAtgtatacaattttaaaatataaattgaagtGACTGTTTTGGTTATATAATTCAATATTGGAAACCCAGAatgtcatttattattattttttacttgaatGAACAAGGCATAATTGCTCCCTTTCTAGATTTATTGTGATGTACCATTattgtttataaatttttatattttatatttcttaataatttacAGAAAGtttctgaaaagagaaagaatacagAACAAGAGAAAGGCCAGTTTATCCATAAACATGAGTTTCAGCACTAACGTCCTGAGGATTCTCCTTGAATCTATATTGCTAAGATCTCTGACAGGTACCCACCAGTGCTTCTTGCCTGAATCTCAGGATGAGCACCATGTCCATTCTCCATGAGCTCAGTCATGAGTTTCTCAGTGAGACAAGTTTTACTTGGAGAGAATATGATGGGAAACTAATCATCACttgggttaaataaaaataagacccAGAGAATTTTCCATTGCCAGGATAATTCTGACAGGTTGACAGTAGTAAGTAAATAGATCAGCTGAGGATATCGTACTAAATTGTCCACACTGTCATTTCTATCACATTTGTGTCCTGCATAATTGCTCCTCAAATTTTAACAAGAGTTCATTAATTGTTGTTAGGTTTGTTGCAGTGCATATCCTCTCTCTTAACAAATCCCTCTTCTCATCATAAGAACATTAGAGTGATTCTAATTCCCtgaaagatttccttctttaaaagaTAGATCATTTAAGAGCCCTTTCCAGCCACATAACCAATATTTGCTGGGCCCAAGTACTACTTTCCTCATGTGGTTTGTCCTTCTCGTATCTAAATCCATAGCTTCCTTGTGATATGGTCAACAAGAAGTCTCATTCTCTTCATTAAGCCTTCTAAAAAATTGAAGTCCAAAATACCTGTAATGAATTCTTAAGTAGATTGCCAACTCAATCCTTTATATGGTGTAAAGAAACAGCTTtattcagagatttttttccaatGAAACTTAAAATCTACTCATGTAAGACAGTTCTAATTGTAAATGTCTTTGTGCTTTAAGAATAAAGGTTCTCATCTTCCTATTGATTTCTGTAAGTAGTTTAAGATGGTCAACACTTGACCATATGGctgattaaatgttttttttgtgAGACTGCTACTTATTCTCATCCAGTTTTTTGGTTTTTCACTTGTGTGAGACAAATGagcagaagataaaataaaaagagcatcCATTAAGAAGTCAGAAGGTCTGTGACCGACAGAACGCCACCATGTTAAAATTTTTGAGTTAGTGAGAATCCTGAGCTGAACTCCAAGTTCCTCCACCATTACATTTTCCCTGCTTTCAGGGGTGGGAGGCTGACAAGGGGAAAGTAATTTCCCTGAAATCAAGAGCTTCTATAGAGACAATATTATAGTGAAAATTGGTTTCTAGTCCTTGAGTTGTATATATGATGAACTTTCTCAgctctttttaaaacatatttattggGGGATTacttatatttcaaaaaattttcctaCTGCATgagtacaattcaatgatttatAGTGATTTCCAAGGTTGtccaaccatcaccacaattcaGTTGTAGAACAATTCCATCAACTCAACAAAGTCCTTTGTGTCCTCTAACAGCTAATCCCTATTCCCATGTCACAGATCCAGCATGTATTAAGCTACATGGGTTTGTCTTTTCTAGACACTGAAGTTTACATATGTTGCAGCAAGTATTGATGTTGTGCTCATTTAAGTAGTGCACAGTGAGAGGACAGCCAAGGAAGTGGATTCTTGTCAGACATGAATCTATGGGTGTTATAGtcttagacttcccagcctcaaaactgtgagaaagaaaaatctactgtttaagccacccaatctttgatatttttttatattagccaGACAAGATGAAGGCAATATTCATCTCTCATAATTTCATAAAAAAATCTAatccaggagaaaagaaagaactaGCAGTGCTGGTGGCACCTCCTTTAGCTACACTTGCCCAAATGTTGCCCTGCATTTGCTTCTGTAGCAGCTGGAGGCCTCAAGTTAGGACAGTTGTGAAGGGAACCACAGCCCCTGGGATCCCTGTTTGATCAGCTGTGGTTTTGGTGAGACTGCACTGCACCCAGCCTCTCCCTGTGCCCAGTCATGCTTTCTCCAGTCTCTCAAGGCCATTGTCCCTGAGAGCTGATCTCAGTGAATTTCTTGGAAGAAAACCACCTTTTACATCAGATATAATGTCTTGAATTATAGTGGCATCGTGAAACTATGACAAACTGTTATAGGACAGAATGGGCTGAGGGTCATGTGTGATGTGGCAAGTCTTGAACTTGTGTCCTTTGATACCCAAAGACCCACATAGTGCTCGGGAAGGAGTTCTTGTGGCTTTGGAAAGTGTGTGGTTGTCACAATATATCAGGGATGGTCGAGGTAAGGGATCCTAGACATTTTCTGGTGTCAGGACACTCTGACAATGCAGAAAACCCTTCTGTATCCTGCCCAATTTCCTAATGTGTATTTGGCCATTCATGTCTGTGAAAAACTTGTATAACTACCTTGGTATTGAACCAATTCCATTTTGCATATGTGCTCAAAGTTTGTTTTACACAATTTTAATAAGCACTGAATGTTGTAAGATAACAAATGCCATGTAAATTGAAGAATGTAGTTTATTGTGTTGAGAAACGCACCAAGAGCTCTTTGCCATTTGAATAAAAAAACATTGGTTATAACAGTGCCTCATAAAATAGGTGAATTTCCAAAGCAATTCATTTGGAATgcaattccatttgtatgaattAACATTTTTTGCATTTGTCGTATTCTGGTTATATGGTCAATGATATGGCCATTTTAGTATGTCTTATAGTGTAGTACTGTTTGAGTCTTTCAACAAAATATATACTATTGTATTTCATCACTCACTGATTTCTATTTACCCTTTATAATTGGGACATACACTCTTCTTTTGTTCAAATTTCATATGGGTTAAATCACGTTATGTAGATTTTTCCTAGGGAAGTAAAGGCATTacaatttattaaaaacaaaaggtaaaTCACAGTAAAATATATTACATTCACTGGAATGATtacaattaaaaagactgacaatcaCAGTATTGGTGAGGAAATGGGGCAACTGGCATTCATTCACATTAATGCTGAGAATGT contains the following coding sequences:
- the LOC108394647 gene encoding amine sulfotransferase-like, whose amino-acid sequence is MEDKENFLFKCKGYNFINSEIDIDFLENLDDFEIRDDDVFIITYPKSGTMWVQQLLSLVYFEEHRKRTANVDTIDLVPFLEYYLPPSDFDKRPSPRLFCSHIPYYLVPRGLKKKKAKIIYVYRNPKDVMCSFFHFSNLMKTLKPSGNMEEFMELFLEGKVMGSLWFDHVRGWYEHKNHFNIQFIMYEDMIKDLRSSILKVCKFLGRELSKEDMDAVVTQATFENMKSDPRANYENALIKRPEIRRTHGHFLRKGTIGDWKNHMTVAQNERFDKIFQKEMKNLPLKFIWDINEE